The genome window ACGGCTTTCACTTGTCATCAGGTTACACGAGCGTTGACGGCAAAAGGTGCGTTTTCACATGGAACACTACGAGATTCAAGAATCCCCGCGAATATTTTGCAGCAATGAACGAACGAGGCGCGCAGAATGTCCCGAACGTTAAGCCCGGAATTTTGCTAGTGCACCCGTTATTTAATGAATTTCTTTCGCGTGATGTATTCGTTAAGGACAGCAAAGACCCTTCAAAAATTGCTTATGGCTGCTGGTGGGGCGGTACTGGCGCATTCTGGGACTTCACAAAACCTGACGCGCGTTCAGCATGGAAAGAGTATTTAATCAAAAATGTTATCGACGTAGGCACGGACTCAATTTGGGACGACAATTGCGAGTATGACAGCTTAGTTGATAAAGACTCACGCGTTGATTTCGACGGCAAGGGCGGAACTATCGCGCAGTTAAAGCCGTTAATGTCGACTCTAATGTGCAAAATCGGAGGCGATGCGGTACGCGAACACAACAATAATGCACGGCCTTATATCGTTTGCAGGTCAGGCAGCGCAGGAATCCAGAAATACGCTCAGACATGGTGCGGAGATAATTTCACAAGCTGGGAATCTCTCAAATATAATATTCCCATAATTACAGGTATGGGCTTATCAGGTCAACCCAACGAGGGCGCAGACATTGGCGGATTTGCGGGGCCTGCTCCTAGTGAAGAATTATTTGTGCGATGGGTGCAAAATGGAATATTCCAAGCTCGTTTCTCGATTCATTCTGCAAGCAACGATAATACAGTTACTGAGCCGTGGATGTTCAGAGATTCGGCCGATTTGATTCGTGAAGCTATTTTGCTGAGATATAAATTTACGCCTTATATTTATTCGCTTGAGTACGAGGCAAATTTAAACGGTGCTCCCATTATGCGCGCTCTTGTCTATGAATTTCAGAATGATTCGCGAGTCTTTGATGAAAGTTTTGAATTTATGTTCGGGCGTGATATTCTCGTCGCAAATGTAATCGAGCCTGGCGAAAAAATTAAACGCGTTTATTTGCCGTCTGGGTCTAACTGGTATGACTTCAACGATAATTATAAATTCTATGAGGGCGGACAATTTATTGATATTCCCGTAGATTTATCTAGCATTCCCATGTTCATAAGAGAAGGAGCAGTTATCCCTATGGCCGAAAATATTTTAATGAGCATGGCAAATGACAAAGTAACGGATCTGCACTTGATTATTACTCCTGACAATAAAGAAAGAGTCTTTACGCTCTATGACGACGACGGAGTCAGCAATGATTTCAAAAATGGCGTGTTCCGTAAGACTCACATAAAAATGTCAGGCTCAAGCGTCCTAAAACTTGAATTTGACTCGCAAGGCTCATACACTGACACAATCGAGCGCGTTACTATTGAAGCAGTCAGGAAAGATCGCAGCCCGTTCTGGGTTAGTCTCGGAAATAGAAAACTTGAACACTTCTTGAACCGCAAAAAATTTGACTCTGCCTCCGAAGGTTGGTACTACAGCCAGACAAAACGCGCTGTACTCGTAAAATATGAGAACCCCCGCGAAAATTATTCACTCAATATCTCATTTGAAGACTTTGATTTAATAGGTATGTAAAATTATGCTCGTAAAAAAATTTATCTCACTTGAGAAAACAAATAACGGCTATATCATTCACGCCGATAACGCTGATATTCTGCTAATTTTTATGACCGATGACGTTATAAGAGTCCGCGTTTCATTCGAGAAAAAATTTGTTGAACGTTCTTACGCGTTAATAAATACTGCTTGGCCTGATGAACTCGATAATTTATTTGCAGGTGAGCGCACAAGAATTAACGCACTTGATATTTCCTGCCAGGAGAACGAGAAAAATTTAACATTTGAGACTCGGACTCTAAGACTCGTGATGAACAAATCGCCGCTTAATTTCTCGTTGTACAATCATGAAAATATCTGCATTTATCGCGACTTGCCCGAACGAGCTTTTGAACGCGACCAATTAGGAAGATTGAGTCATTATTCCTGCATGGACAGAGAAAAAGATTTCTTTTACGGATTCGGCGAGAAAACCGGACACCTTGACAAAAAATTTAGGCGTCTGCGAATGTCCCCTAAAGACGCTATCGGCCATGACCCCGAAAACGGCGACCCGATGTATAAGCACATACCATTTTATATAAGAGTCAATCAAGACAATTTGCACGCGCTCGGACTCTTCTATAATAATTCTTATGACTGCGTGTTTGACTTGGGTCAAGAAATTTCCGGCTACTGGGAACGTTATAATTATTACCAGACTGACGGCGGAGACATTGATTTATTCCTGATTAACGGCCCCGACATGAAAAAAGTTATTGAGCGTTATACGTGGCTGACAGGGCGTACGATTCTCCCGACAAAGCAGTCATTAGGTTATTGCGCGTCAACGATGTATTATGCTGAACTCGAAGAAAACTGCGACCAAGAAATTTATCGAGTCATTGATAAACATTTGCGCGAAAAAATTTATATTGATAATTTCTGGCTTGCGTCGGGATATTCAAGCGGCGAGAAAGATAATTTGCGCTACACATTTAATTGGAATTATAAACGTTTTCCGAACCCTGAAGAATTTTTTGCGCGTATGAATGTACTCGGAATTAACGTAATCTGCAACCTAAAGCCGGGAGTCCTCAAGAATCACCCGTATGCAAGTTTTTACGAGAAAAATAACGCGTTCATAAAGACTCCTGACGGCAAAAGCGATTATTACGGGCGCTGGTGGGGCGGTGAAGGTAGATTTATAGATTTCACGAGTCAGAAAGGGCGCGACTCATGGCGTGAACTCCTAGAGAAAAATATTTTGCGCAAGGGTACAAAAACTGTTTGGAACGATAATTGCGAGATGGACGGCATAGAAGACCGCGAGGCATTTTGCGACAATAACTCACTGGGCGGGACAATGGCCGAACTCAAAATTATTCACTCTAACATGATGGCATTCACGGCGATTCAGGCAATTAAAAACGTTTACCCTAATGAACGCCCGTATGTAATTAACCGCGCAGGTTTTGCAGGGATTCAACGTTATGCACAAGTCTGGGGCGGCGATAATTTAACTGACTGGCGCACATTGAAATTTAATATTGCAACAATTATCGGAATGGGTTTATCAGGCTGTGCAAATATGGGCTGCGACATTGGCGGCTTTGCTGGCGGTGCTCCTGAGTCAGAATTATTATTGCGCTGGATTCAAAATGGTATATTTCAGCCGAGATTTACTCTTAATTCAGCAAATAACGACAACACAGTAACACAACCCTTCATGTATGAGGAAAATTTAAATTTGATCCGTGAAGCCTTTGCATTACGTTATAGAATGCTCCCTTATTTGTATTCACTCATGTATGAAGCAAGCATTAACGGACTTCCCGCAATGAGACCGCTATTTCTTGAATTTCCTGATGACATTAACACTTACTACGACAAAAATTTAACGTTCATGTTCGGACGTGCTTTATTAGTCGCTAACGTAATCGAGAAGGGCGCAAGGACTCGAAAAATTTATTTGCCGTCTGGTTGTAACTGGTACGACATAAATAATAATCTCAAATCTTATAGCGGCGGTCAAGTGATAGAGATTCCCGTTGATGATTCAAGCATTCCGGTTTTCATGAGGGGCAACGCAATTTTTTGCACAAGCAATGACATCAAGCGCATAAATTTTGACACGCTGAAAAATTTAGATTTCCTGATTTCCTGCGATGATGACAGCGAATTTATTTTTTACGACGACGACGGCCACACAGAAAATTACAAAAGGGGCGGTTATTCACGCGTAAAAATTTCCGTCAAAGCAGGCAAACGCAAAATTATAAATTTCACGACCGAAGGCAGCTATCAATCAACTATCGAACGCATAAATTTACGAGTCATCAGCAAAGAAAAAGGCGCGTACTGGGTCAGTGTTGACGATAAAAAAATTTCGCGGTTCCTTGTCCGTGATGAATGGGAAAATGCGCGCGAAGGCTGGTATTATGATATGTCAGAACGTGCAATCTGCGTTAAATGTTCATGGCCGGTCAAGCAAATTATTATCTCGACAGAAAAATTTGACTTAATCGGAATGGGCGACGAGTAATTTATAAAGGGGGCAGCATCAGATGAAGAAATATGCTAGAAAACGTCATATGAGTTTGCGTACAATGATGATAATTTTTGCGCTTGCTCCGTTAATAAGCGCGGTTGTTATTATTGCTCTCGTAAATTCTGGAATCGTTGTCAACACTCTCAAGTCAAGCACAAAAGAGTCTCTAATTCTTGCGGCTAAGGCTCTTCGCGAATACTATGAGTACGACCTCAAGAATAATATAAACATGGACGGCGATTTTTGCGAGTATGACCCTGAATATATTGACGTAATGAAGCAAACCGGCTTTGATTTTACGTTGTTCAAGGGCAATATACGATTTATGACAACGATTAGAGACTCTAACGGCAAAAGAATCGAGGGGACTCCTGCGTCTGCTGCTGTCTGGAGTGCTGTAAGTGCCGGAGAAGATTATTACTCCGACAACGTGAAAATTAACGGCCTTGTCTATCACGTTTATTATATGCCGCTCTCAAATGGCCGCAAAATAGTGGGAATGACTTTCACCGGCAAACCTGCAACACAAATTAGAGCCGCCTCAATGAGCATTTATATAATGATATTCGCTGTAAGTGCTGCAATGATAATTATTTATTCGATTATTGCGCTTATCGTGGCGAAAAAAGTTGCTGACCCCTTGAAAGAAGTTGCGTCAGAAATCGAGAAGTTATCAGACGGAGATCTTGACACACAAATTTTGCTCGACAGCAGAATCAACGAGACCGCACAATTATTAGACTCTGCTGAAAAACTCGAACACGTGTTAAATGACTCAATCGGCAGAATATTAGACTCAGCGTCCGAACTCACAGAGACAGTAACGTCTACTGAATCACTTGCGGAAAATTCATCATTCGCTGCAAATCAAATCTCACAAACAATGAAGTCATTATCTGAGTCAACATTTCAAATGGTCAAGAGCGTTCATGACATCAGCGAAAATATTTCTGACATGGAAAAAATTATCTCGCAGGCAGTCTCGAACGTGAATAATCTTAGCGAAATTTCTTCACAAATGAATGACGCTAACAAAACCGCCGGACAATGCATAACTGAAGCCGCCGACTCGTCCGTGAAATCTTATAAAGCCATTGAAGTAATAGCAGGCAAAATTAAAGCAACGAATCAAGCTATTATGAACATCGGCGAGAAAATCGGCATGATAACATCAATTGCATCACAGACGAATTTATTATCACTCAACGCAGGAATCGAAGCAGCCCGCGCAGGTGAGGCAGGAAAAGGTTTCGGGGTCGTCGCAGCAGAAATTAAGAAACTCGCAGAAGAATCAAACGAGGCAGCAGAGTCAATTAATGACACTGTCGAAGAAATAAAGCAGCTTTCCGGTGAATGTGTTGCGCAAGCTCAAGAAGTAGAAGAATTAATCAACGAGGAACGCGGCATTTTGTCAACGACTCAGGAAAAATTTAATCTGCTCGATAAAGAAATTGCGTCATCCCTCGTAGAAATTTCTTCAGTCTCCGACATAACAACGAGATTAGACTCAATCAGGCAGACGATTTCAAATGCTGTGAATGAATTAGCGTCCGTCTCCGAGCAGACCTCAGCAGCAGACGAGCAGGCAACTGCTTCAATAGCAGAAATTGCCGAGAACGTTAAAGAAATTTTCAACGAGACCAAGACAATAGACGAACTCTCGCACGAACTCAAGGACGCAGCAAGTTACTTCAAGTTATAAAATTTTATCGGGGCAAGACCATTTTTCGCGGCCAAGCCCCATTTTTATTTATTTCGCGTTGAATTTATTTGTAAGCTCAAGAACTAAAGTTTTGCACTGCTCTAAAATTTTCCCCTCGTTGTAATAATTATCGTAAGCAAAGACTCCGCCGGCAATAATAACGACAACTAATATAAACGTGAAAAACGCTCTAGCAAAACCGGGGCGGGCATCTTTTACTTTTTTCGCGAGAGATTCTGTTACATCGTTTACCTTGCCGATTAAAGCTCCTTCACTGCGGACACTGATAATTTCCTGCTTTAAAGTTTTTGCCTGCTCGTTAATGAGTGATTCGGCCTCGTTAAATTTTTTGCTGACAATGAGAGAGTTAATTTTTTCCTTCAGGGGCTCTAACTGCGAGTCAACGAATTTTGCGAGCATTTCTCCGACAAGATTTGCTAATTCGGGATTCTTTGCGCTTCCGAACTCTTGAAGGCCATTAATATTTTGTGCTGAATTAATTTGTTCTCTCATGCGCCTTAGACTTTCGGAGCAGGAATTAATAATTTCGTCTGCACGTGAATTGACGCGATTTAACAACGTGTAGTCATCAGTAATAACTGTCTTGATTTCTTCCTGAAGTTTATTGCTCTCTGACCTGATAAATTTTTCTGTCTCTGATAAAGTTTTATCGCGGATCATTTTATCTGCGTCGTTCTTGAGCTTATACAATCTTTCTTCAGTGAGATTATACAGAGTCCCCTGTACAGCGCGTGTGATTTCTTCTGTGATGTCGCCGGTTAATTTATCGACGTTTGCTGCAAGTTCTGCGATGCTTTGCGATGATTTGATTTCCTGAAGCATAAATAAATTACTTCCTTTCGTGTAAAAATTTTATGAATATATTAATGCTTTGTTAGTGATTGCGTCAATGAGTTTATTTTTGCTGTATAAAAACGTGCATTTATAATTACAGGCGGGGAAAAAGACGGGTTGCACATATACAACAAATATTTTGTCATAGTTTTCCGAAAATGTTTATTGGGATGAAGACTATTTTATGAATCTTTCTGATAACCTTTGTCTGTTATTACACATAAGTAGTTAGCGCTGCTTAAATAATTACGGCCTACAATAAATTTATTACTATTTGAGCTTTTCTTTTTCTTGCCGCTGTAGTATTCTGATGCCCCACTTTTTTAGCCGCTTAATTTCACATTCAGTTTTTAGCTTAAATTCTTCACATGAAGCCAATAATTTCATATTCATTTGCAATATCTTCCATAGTACGGTAATTGCGATAATAAGCTAAGAAGATACACAAACGATGGCGGTCGTTCTCCCCTTTTATGTTGATTTAATTTATCAAGCATGACAAAAAATGTATTACGCTTAACATCGACAATCCTTTGAAATTTTTCATCTGTAATTTTTTTGTTGCGCTATTCTCTTCATAAATGTATTATTGATTCCGAAAAAGTTTAACGAGTTAATGATAAATATTTCTCCTGATATATAAAAATAGCCGGGAAGCAGTTTATTGATTCTTACGATTTCAGCGGACAGCACGAACTACATGCACACATCGTGAAGGCAATAAAAGTTTAACGAGTTAATGATAAATATTCCTCCTGATATATAAAAATAGCCGGGAAGCAGTTTATTGATTCTTACGATTTCAGCGGACAGCACGAACTATATGCACACATCGTGAAAATAAATAATCATTGCCAATTATAAAATTCGTACATGCAGAAAGTTTTGCAACGCACACTAACAAAATTTAAATGCTATAATATTCAAACATGAATCAAATTTTTTCATTCATTCCAAATTATAAGCAGCGAGAAAGATTTTACTAATACTTTTACTAATACGAAAATGTTGATTAATTAATTTAATCGCAAGGACTCGCGCGGGAAAATTTTTTTGTTGCAGTAAATTTTTTATTTATTAACATGATAACAGAGATATAAATTTTTTATGATCATTACACTATAAATGCTCCTGACATTGTGAACATTTTCGAAAAACTAAAAAATTTGTTGTACGTGTGCGACTCGTTTTTTATCGCCCGTAATTATAAATGCACGTTAAAAGTTTTTCACGCAAATAAAATTTTCATGATATAATTTCCCTCATAAAAGCACTTGACATAGAATAATTAACATTGAAACGCTGTGAATGGTGTATTTTATTCATCACGCGAATTATTTCGGGCATTAACGCAGAACAATTGCAATCGGCTTTGAAAGATTCGCAACTTTTTTGGCCAATATTCACGGACTTAATTTCATGATATAATTTCTCACATAAAAGCACTTACAGCAATTAAATATTATACTGTAAATATAATTTTGTGCTTTGACATTATAAAGGCGCATACAGCAGTTCCTACAGGCAAATTCATTTTTATAATGAGAAGAAAATTGCGCCTTGTCTACTATTCAGGAGGATTATTATTTATGCTCGAACAACTTAAGAACGAAGCAAATTTAACCCTTACAGAAAATTTCGCAGTTACATACAAATCTGCGGGTAATGAGTGTCTTGACCTTTTTGCGACTATAGGGGCATTGCGAAATTCAGAGCCTGAACAAATACAATTACGATTCATGCGTGCATTTGCAGAGAATCCCGACTTAGCATTACGAACAGCATTTTACGCGCGCGACATACGGCAGGGACTCGGAGAACGCAAAGTTTTTCGTGTGATTCTTGAATGGCTTGCAAAAAATAACCCCGACTCAATCACAGAAAATATCGCGTTGATTCCCGAATACGGCCGATGGGACGATTTATTGTGCCTGCTCGATACAAATTGCAGAAATTACGCGCTGAATCTAATAAAATCGAATTTAGAGAGCGACTCGTTAATTTCAAAGTGGCTGCCGTCAATAAATGCATCAAGCCAGCAAACAAGACATTATGCGCATATAATTGCAAAATTTTTAGAAATGAATTCCAAGCAGTACAGGCAATTATTAACGGGATTACGCGCAAAACTTGATTTAATCGAGAACAATTTACGCGAGAAAAATTACACGTTCGATTACTCAAAGCAGCCCTCAAAAGCTATGTTCAAATATCGTCAGGCTTTTATCAGGAATGACGGCAAACGCTATAATAAATTTCTCGAAGATGTTGCACAGGGTAAAAGCTCAATGAATACCGGAACTCTTGCGCCATACGAAATAATTTTACCTTTTGTTCGCTGGAAAAAGGACGAAATATCAGAATCAGAACGTAAAGCAATTAATACAACATGGGAAGCGCTCGAAGATTTTACGAACGGTGAAAACGCTTTAGCAGTTATAGACGGTTCCGCCTCAATGTATCGGAAAGACGAAATTATATCGCCGATTTCTGTTGCGCTATCACTGGGGATTTATTTTGCAGAACGCAGCACGGGAGAATTTCACAATCATTTCATAACTTTTTCAGAGAATCCCCAATTAGTTGCGATTAAGGGCAATGATATTTATGAGCGTGTAAATTATTGCAAGAGCTTCGACGAGATAGCTAATACGAATTTGCAGAAAGTTTTTGAGCTTATATTGAATACCGCCGTGAAAAATAATATTCCGCCCGAACAAATGCCCGCGAGACTTTATATAATTTCTGACATGGAATTTGACTCTTGCACGGAAGATTCGAGCCTGACAAATTTTGAGTACGCAAAGAAAATTTTTAGCGAACATAATTATAATTTGCCGCAGATAATTTTTTGGAACGCCGACAGCAGACATTTACAGCAGCCCGTAACATTCAATGAGCAGGGAGTTTGCCTCGTCAGCGGTGTATCGCCGAGAGTTTTTGCGATGATTAAAAGAGTTGATCTTACACCGTTAAAATTTATGCTCGATATTTTGAATAGTGAACGTTATGTAAATATTTGCGCGTAAAACTTGACAGATTATGTTTTGCACTGTAAAATTTCTATTCGTTGTTGATTGATTTAATTAGCCGGTGTAGCTCAGTTGGTAGAGCAGCTGACTTGTAATCAGCAGGTCGGAGGTTCGAGTCCCCTTGCCGGCTCCATAAGTTAAAGACGGTGGAATGGCCGAGTGGTCAATGGCAACAGACTGTAAATCTGTCGACGGGAGTCTACCATGGTTCAAATCCATGTTCCACCATTTTTTATTATCAAGCCGATTTAGCTCAGCCGGCAGAGCACATCCATGGTAAGGATGGGGTCTTCGGTTCAAATCCGAAAATCGGCTCTTTTTGTAACATTTACGGCTATTTTCTTCTACGCGCTTCAAACGGTGTCATTTTGTATGTTCTGTCTATCATTACATAGGC of Synergistaceae bacterium contains these proteins:
- a CDS encoding DUF4968 domain-containing protein codes for the protein MEICAKIINSEQLENFFILHTNSADIKIYCLTDEIIRVRTSFDKKFDEESYILALTAWTDRLDSLFDGERVRVTPVCPDFNETESQIILSTAKLRLEFDKDPICMRLYDSDGTEIYSSLAGNPFTLDSNNRVTHYSRMNEDDCFYGFGEKAGILNKNQSFLRQRATDAMGYNPVKCDTLYKHIPFYIRLMRANHKALGLFYHNFYESVFNMGCEKSNYWPRYSYWQSDGGDIDLFFIAGDSIKQIINNYTLLTGRPALLPKRALGYQGSSMYYPELEKDSDDAVLEFIDTIKAEGFPIDGFHLSSGYTSVDGKRCVFTWNTTRFKNPREYFAAMNERGAQNVPNVKPGILLVHPLFNEFLSRDVFVKDSKDPSKIAYGCWWGGTGAFWDFTKPDARSAWKEYLIKNVIDVGTDSIWDDNCEYDSLVDKDSRVDFDGKGGTIAQLKPLMSTLMCKIGGDAVREHNNNARPYIVCRSGSAGIQKYAQTWCGDNFTSWESLKYNIPIITGMGLSGQPNEGADIGGFAGPAPSEELFVRWVQNGIFQARFSIHSASNDNTVTEPWMFRDSADLIREAILLRYKFTPYIYSLEYEANLNGAPIMRALVYEFQNDSRVFDESFEFMFGRDILVANVIEPGEKIKRVYLPSGSNWYDFNDNYKFYEGGQFIDIPVDLSSIPMFIREGAVIPMAENILMSMANDKVTDLHLIITPDNKERVFTLYDDDGVSNDFKNGVFRKTHIKMSGSSVLKLEFDSQGSYTDTIERVTIEAVRKDRSPFWVSLGNRKLEHFLNRKKFDSASEGWYYSQTKRAVLVKYENPRENYSLNISFEDFDLIGM
- a CDS encoding DUF4968 domain-containing protein — its product is MLVKKFISLEKTNNGYIIHADNADILLIFMTDDVIRVRVSFEKKFVERSYALINTAWPDELDNLFAGERTRINALDISCQENEKNLTFETRTLRLVMNKSPLNFSLYNHENICIYRDLPERAFERDQLGRLSHYSCMDREKDFFYGFGEKTGHLDKKFRRLRMSPKDAIGHDPENGDPMYKHIPFYIRVNQDNLHALGLFYNNSYDCVFDLGQEISGYWERYNYYQTDGGDIDLFLINGPDMKKVIERYTWLTGRTILPTKQSLGYCASTMYYAELEENCDQEIYRVIDKHLREKIYIDNFWLASGYSSGEKDNLRYTFNWNYKRFPNPEEFFARMNVLGINVICNLKPGVLKNHPYASFYEKNNAFIKTPDGKSDYYGRWWGGEGRFIDFTSQKGRDSWRELLEKNILRKGTKTVWNDNCEMDGIEDREAFCDNNSLGGTMAELKIIHSNMMAFTAIQAIKNVYPNERPYVINRAGFAGIQRYAQVWGGDNLTDWRTLKFNIATIIGMGLSGCANMGCDIGGFAGGAPESELLLRWIQNGIFQPRFTLNSANNDNTVTQPFMYEENLNLIREAFALRYRMLPYLYSLMYEASINGLPAMRPLFLEFPDDINTYYDKNLTFMFGRALLVANVIEKGARTRKIYLPSGCNWYDINNNLKSYSGGQVIEIPVDDSSIPVFMRGNAIFCTSNDIKRINFDTLKNLDFLISCDDDSEFIFYDDDGHTENYKRGGYSRVKISVKAGKRKIINFTTEGSYQSTIERINLRVISKEKGAYWVSVDDKKISRFLVRDEWENAREGWYYDMSERAICVKCSWPVKQIIISTEKFDLIGMGDE
- a CDS encoding cache domain-containing protein codes for the protein MKKYARKRHMSLRTMMIIFALAPLISAVVIIALVNSGIVVNTLKSSTKESLILAAKALREYYEYDLKNNINMDGDFCEYDPEYIDVMKQTGFDFTLFKGNIRFMTTIRDSNGKRIEGTPASAAVWSAVSAGEDYYSDNVKINGLVYHVYYMPLSNGRKIVGMTFTGKPATQIRAASMSIYIMIFAVSAAMIIIYSIIALIVAKKVADPLKEVASEIEKLSDGDLDTQILLDSRINETAQLLDSAEKLEHVLNDSIGRILDSASELTETVTSTESLAENSSFAANQISQTMKSLSESTFQMVKSVHDISENISDMEKIISQAVSNVNNLSEISSQMNDANKTAGQCITEAADSSVKSYKAIEVIAGKIKATNQAIMNIGEKIGMITSIASQTNLLSLNAGIEAARAGEAGKGFGVVAAEIKKLAEESNEAAESINDTVEEIKQLSGECVAQAQEVEELINEERGILSTTQEKFNLLDKEIASSLVEISSVSDITTRLDSIRQTISNAVNELASVSEQTSAADEQATASIAEIAENVKEIFNETKTIDELSHELKDAASYFKL
- a CDS encoding DUF2828 family protein, translated to MLEQLKNEANLTLTENFAVTYKSAGNECLDLFATIGALRNSEPEQIQLRFMRAFAENPDLALRTAFYARDIRQGLGERKVFRVILEWLAKNNPDSITENIALIPEYGRWDDLLCLLDTNCRNYALNLIKSNLESDSLISKWLPSINASSQQTRHYAHIIAKFLEMNSKQYRQLLTGLRAKLDLIENNLREKNYTFDYSKQPSKAMFKYRQAFIRNDGKRYNKFLEDVAQGKSSMNTGTLAPYEIILPFVRWKKDEISESERKAINTTWEALEDFTNGENALAVIDGSASMYRKDEIISPISVALSLGIYFAERSTGEFHNHFITFSENPQLVAIKGNDIYERVNYCKSFDEIANTNLQKVFELILNTAVKNNIPPEQMPARLYIISDMEFDSCTEDSSLTNFEYAKKIFSEHNYNLPQIIFWNADSRHLQQPVTFNEQGVCLVSGVSPRVFAMIKRVDLTPLKFMLDILNSERYVNICA